One region of Bacterioplanoides sp. SCSIO 12839 genomic DNA includes:
- a CDS encoding P-loop NTPase fold protein, with amino-acid sequence MDFDWSKPFSEAVEGELPDIHIGSDKLDRGKYAEFLTDFLSSLDNQNYVMNLNAEWGAGKTYFLQRWYHTIKEDHPAVYIDAWKHDFSDEPLLAVISAISNYLKSKTPKTGAEKAKNLAEKGWRFSKKVAPELMRGITKKVSGIDITKFGDDEVQTISDLKYDENDTNGAEDFSLFAGKVFEVALADHSEKVNELEFFKSAIQGWLKEVVDSNDDLDLPMFVFIDELDRCRPTYAIELLETVKHVFDIKGFVFVIATDTGQLQHSIKAVYGQDFDSSKYLYRFFNRSFSLQKPALEQFIHSQKIFGEKISKEFQFTCDGNFIFTEVELLNNCSTICYAFGFDLRTTKQWLDRLWSTMNTEGKRKKYIWFYMGILSALKISEPLLFNELFMDNNSSGQFGVDQKKVMIKAYEALFINMGKNKNRLSGSIKNELAREYADTKYPRQISTESKFPCFSGISIDALCELSRLLNIDNPSSVAGKWVVNEHSDYPDPQKLVYMLFHSCKEKYGVEKKDYINMVEMASDLT; translated from the coding sequence ATGGATTTTGACTGGAGCAAACCTTTCTCTGAAGCAGTTGAAGGTGAGTTGCCTGACATTCACATCGGCTCTGACAAACTAGATCGCGGTAAATACGCTGAATTTCTCACCGACTTTTTATCTTCGTTAGATAACCAAAACTATGTGATGAATCTCAATGCAGAGTGGGGAGCTGGAAAAACCTATTTCCTGCAGCGTTGGTACCACACCATCAAAGAGGATCATCCAGCTGTTTATATTGATGCCTGGAAGCATGATTTTTCAGACGAACCTTTGCTGGCAGTAATATCTGCTATCTCTAATTACCTAAAATCAAAGACTCCCAAAACTGGAGCAGAAAAGGCTAAAAACCTTGCAGAGAAAGGCTGGCGCTTTAGTAAAAAAGTCGCGCCAGAATTAATGCGTGGGATAACTAAAAAAGTTTCTGGTATTGATATCACCAAATTTGGAGATGACGAAGTTCAAACAATTTCTGATTTAAAGTACGACGAAAATGATACCAATGGCGCAGAAGACTTTTCGCTCTTTGCAGGAAAAGTATTTGAAGTCGCTCTGGCTGATCACTCCGAGAAGGTGAATGAATTAGAGTTTTTTAAAAGCGCTATTCAAGGCTGGCTAAAGGAAGTTGTTGATTCAAATGATGATCTTGATCTTCCAATGTTTGTCTTTATTGACGAGCTAGATCGCTGCCGTCCAACCTATGCAATTGAATTGTTAGAAACCGTTAAGCACGTGTTTGATATCAAAGGTTTCGTATTCGTCATTGCAACAGATACTGGTCAGTTACAGCATTCAATTAAAGCAGTTTATGGACAAGACTTTGATTCATCTAAATATCTTTATAGATTTTTTAATAGAAGCTTTTCACTTCAAAAACCTGCTTTGGAACAATTTATTCACTCTCAGAAAATATTTGGAGAAAAGATATCAAAAGAATTTCAGTTCACATGTGACGGAAATTTTATATTTACCGAAGTAGAGCTGTTAAATAACTGCTCTACTATTTGTTATGCATTTGGTTTTGATTTACGCACAACAAAACAATGGCTTGACCGACTCTGGTCAACGATGAATACAGAGGGTAAAAGAAAAAAATATATCTGGTTCTATATGGGAATACTCTCGGCTTTAAAGATATCCGAGCCACTGTTGTTTAATGAACTATTTATGGATAACAACTCAAGCGGTCAATTCGGGGTAGATCAAAAGAAAGTTATGATTAAAGCTTATGAAGCTTTATTCATAAATATGGGCAAGAATAAAAATAGATTAAGTGGAAGTATAAAGAACGAGCTTGCTAGAGAGTACGCTGATACTAAATATCCAAGACAAATTTCTACTGAGTCTAAGTTTCCTTGCTTCTCTGGAATATCAATAGATGCACTATGTGAATTATCGAGGCTACTAAACATTGATAATCCCTCTAGTGTTGCTGGCAAGTGGGTTGTAAATGAACATTCAGATTACCCTGATCCCCAAAAGTTGGTGTATATGTTATTTCATAGCTGTAAAGAGAAGTATGGGGTAGAGAAAAAAGACTACATAAATATGGTTGAAATGGCCTCAGACTTAACTTGA
- a CDS encoding DUF302 domain-containing protein: MQVVNISPSVAEAVSQVRQSLTEKGFTIFADIDHQANAEKVELELAEARTLIFGNPMAGTKLMQKDITMSLDLPLRLAIVNNAGQTQLVHQTSEDYTAAYQVEGHPVLEKVAGLFAALTAELSD, translated from the coding sequence ATGCAGGTTGTTAATATTTCACCGTCGGTTGCTGAAGCCGTTTCTCAGGTTCGCCAGTCTCTCACCGAAAAAGGCTTTACCATTTTTGCCGATATCGACCATCAGGCGAATGCTGAAAAGGTGGAGCTGGAACTGGCAGAAGCCCGGACACTGATTTTTGGTAACCCAATGGCAGGTACCAAGCTGATGCAGAAAGACATCACCATGAGCCTCGATCTGCCGCTGCGTTTAGCCATTGTGAACAACGCCGGGCAAACGCAGCTGGTGCATCAAACCAGTGAAGATTACACCGCAGCCTACCAGGTTGAAGGTCACCCAGTGCTGGAGAAGGTGGCGGGCTTGTTTGCGGCGTTAACCGCAGAACTCAGCGATTAA
- a CDS encoding Na+/H+ antiporter family protein — MNAVIIAVVLMLVLSLARMHVMLSMIVAAFVGGWIGGLDTAATLEAFNKGIGGGAGIALSYALLGGFAVAISLSGLPHLLADKILTKIGKSDEASSQWLGHGLLFLLMLVAISSQNLIPIHIAFIPILIPPLLLVMTRLQLDRRLVACVLTFGLVTPYMFLPVGFGSIYLNDILLGKVATAGLDVEGISVVKAMAIPALGMVAGLLIAALFSYRGKRVYDMSQVEKTEHTEQGYNAKSLWVAGAAIVLAFVMQLYTGSMVLGAMAGFLLFSATGVIRWNESDGVLVDGMKMMASIGFIMIAASGFSEVLKTTGHIDQLVNGASDWLAGNKALAAMMLLVVGLLLTMGIGSSFSTIPIIAAIYVPLCLQMGFSPLAIVALVGTAGALGDAGSPASDSTLGPTAGLNADGQHNHMRDTVIPTFLHFNLPLLAAGWVAAMVL, encoded by the coding sequence ATGAACGCAGTAATTATTGCCGTGGTGCTGATGCTGGTGCTCAGCCTGGCACGCATGCATGTGATGTTGTCGATGATTGTTGCCGCTTTTGTCGGTGGCTGGATCGGTGGTTTGGATACGGCTGCAACGTTAGAGGCCTTTAATAAAGGCATCGGCGGTGGAGCGGGTATCGCCTTAAGTTATGCCTTGTTGGGTGGTTTTGCGGTGGCGATTTCGCTGTCTGGTTTACCGCATTTATTGGCCGATAAAATCCTGACGAAAATCGGTAAGAGTGATGAAGCCAGCAGCCAGTGGCTGGGTCATGGCTTGTTATTCCTGCTGATGTTAGTGGCGATTTCGTCTCAGAACCTGATTCCAATTCATATCGCCTTTATTCCGATTCTGATTCCACCGCTGTTGTTAGTGATGACTCGCTTACAGTTAGATCGCCGCCTGGTTGCCTGTGTACTGACGTTTGGTTTGGTAACGCCGTATATGTTCCTGCCGGTAGGCTTCGGCAGCATTTATCTGAATGACATTCTGCTGGGCAAAGTGGCTACGGCAGGTTTGGATGTGGAAGGCATTTCAGTCGTAAAAGCGATGGCGATTCCAGCACTGGGTATGGTGGCGGGTCTGCTGATTGCGGCGCTGTTCAGCTACCGTGGCAAGCGCGTGTATGACATGAGTCAGGTTGAAAAAACCGAACACACCGAGCAAGGCTACAACGCTAAATCCCTGTGGGTTGCGGGCGCAGCGATCGTGCTGGCGTTTGTGATGCAGCTGTACACTGGCTCAATGGTGCTGGGTGCGATGGCGGGCTTCTTATTATTCTCCGCGACGGGCGTGATTCGTTGGAATGAATCCGACGGCGTGCTGGTCGACGGCATGAAAATGATGGCATCGATTGGTTTTATCATGATTGCTGCGTCGGGTTTCTCCGAGGTGTTAAAAACTACTGGCCATATCGACCAGCTGGTGAACGGTGCTTCTGACTGGCTGGCAGGTAACAAAGCACTGGCTGCGATGATGCTGTTGGTCGTTGGCTTGTTGCTGACCATGGGCATTGGCTCGTCGTTCTCAACTATTCCGATTATTGCCGCGATTTATGTGCCTCTGTGTCTGCAGATGGGCTTCAGCCCGCTGGCGATTGTGGCGTTAGTGGGTACTGCGGGTGCGCTGGGTGATGCGGGTTCTCCGGCGTCGGATTCCACATTGGGGCCAACCGCAGGTTTGAATGCTGACGGCCAGCACAATCACATGCGTGACACCGTGATTCCAACCTTCCTGCACTTCAATTTGCCGTTGCTAGCGGCTGGTTGGGTTGCAGCGATGGTGTTGTAA
- a CDS encoding triacylglycerol lipase, which translates to MKKLSSNLLAAGLLTAGSLLAINAQAMSTQPEPSGYTQTKHPVMLVQGILAFDSIAGVDYWYKISEKLESEGATVYTAAINAFNNSVDRGEQLIKQLENIRATDPSIEKFNLVAHSQGGLTSRYVMSVRPDLVASVTTMGSPHTGAPIADVLDGVFPEDTLQGAAFETIGDAAGTLIDKLSGDDVAPGDTRSLTTEFTTAGAAAFNAQFPLGLPTEACGEGPASVTVNGHDIRLYSWGGGDTFTNAADPLDYLFGTAGLLFGGESSDGITGSCASHFGTVIRDDYKMNHGDLINQVLGLHSLFSTDPLTLYRTHANRLKEAGL; encoded by the coding sequence ATGAAAAAACTCTCTTCCAATCTGTTGGCGGCTGGTCTGCTGACAGCGGGCTCGTTATTGGCTATTAACGCTCAGGCCATGTCGACCCAACCGGAACCCAGTGGTTATACCCAAACGAAACACCCAGTGATGCTGGTGCAGGGCATCTTAGCCTTTGACTCGATAGCGGGTGTTGATTACTGGTACAAGATCAGCGAAAAGCTTGAATCCGAAGGTGCGACGGTTTACACCGCAGCGATTAATGCTTTTAACAATTCCGTGGATCGTGGCGAACAGCTAATCAAACAGCTGGAAAATATTCGTGCAACAGATCCTTCGATCGAAAAATTTAATCTGGTTGCTCACAGCCAGGGTGGCCTGACTTCTCGTTACGTGATGAGCGTTCGTCCGGATCTGGTTGCTTCAGTAACCACTATGGGGTCGCCACATACTGGTGCGCCAATTGCCGATGTACTGGATGGTGTTTTCCCGGAAGACACATTGCAGGGCGCGGCGTTTGAAACGATTGGTGATGCGGCCGGCACTTTGATCGATAAGCTCTCCGGAGATGACGTTGCACCGGGTGACACCCGTTCATTAACAACGGAATTCACAACGGCTGGTGCGGCTGCTTTTAATGCGCAATTCCCGTTGGGTCTGCCAACAGAAGCTTGTGGCGAAGGTCCGGCATCGGTAACGGTGAACGGTCATGATATTCGTCTGTATTCCTGGGGTGGCGGTGATACCTTTACCAATGCCGCAGATCCGCTGGATTACCTGTTTGGTACGGCTGGCCTGCTCTTTGGCGGTGAAAGCAGTGATGGTATTACCGGTAGTTGTGCCAGCCACTTTGGTACTGTGATTCGTGATGATTACAAAATGAACCATGGCGACCTGATCAACCAGGTGCTGGGTTTGCACTCTTTGTTCAGCACGGATCCGCTGACCTTGTACCGGACACACGCGAACCGCCTGAAAGAAGCGGGTCTGTAA
- a CDS encoding lipase secretion chaperone, whose protein sequence is METNKHSLPVTTPTIIVGGLLLTSLLLIGLLNGEWLGSNGGENSAVTVTPVAMEHDRPAGLGSIKPASVNAISPNVNLADSLSGTSHGVRLVSRGDELLVTSALKDLFDYHLSALGELPLPVIRQNIEHNLQQQLSGVALQQAQEILHNYLDYKSALSDFEHQYQQQAGWNKTRQIQFMSERQQALIALQNRLLGAQVADVFFAFDRTLDDNTLAKARILNSELSEAGKQQALVNLQAELPVEMQLQQRRDQQQTQLLQIDQTTVSDNEKFQQRADVVGEAAAQRLAHLDQQRAQWQQRLDTFRLAVEQLQQSNLAADDYQAAYQSLLEQHFAAHEQLRAQALLRSGQS, encoded by the coding sequence ATGGAGACAAACAAGCACTCCCTGCCAGTAACAACCCCGACGATTATCGTCGGAGGTTTGTTACTGACTAGCCTATTACTGATTGGTTTGTTGAATGGCGAGTGGCTGGGCAGTAACGGTGGAGAAAATTCCGCTGTTACTGTCACTCCTGTAGCCATGGAACATGATCGCCCAGCCGGTTTGGGCAGCATTAAGCCTGCGTCAGTCAATGCGATTTCACCAAACGTTAACCTTGCGGATTCTCTGAGTGGTACGTCTCACGGCGTGCGACTGGTGAGTCGTGGTGATGAGCTCCTGGTCACCTCGGCCCTGAAGGATCTGTTTGATTATCACCTGAGTGCATTGGGTGAGCTGCCTTTGCCGGTTATTCGCCAGAACATTGAACACAACCTGCAACAGCAGTTATCTGGGGTAGCGTTGCAACAGGCGCAGGAAATCCTGCATAACTATCTGGATTACAAATCCGCTCTGTCGGATTTTGAACACCAATACCAGCAACAAGCTGGCTGGAATAAGACGCGACAAATTCAGTTTATGAGCGAGCGTCAGCAAGCGTTAATTGCGTTGCAGAATCGTTTGTTAGGTGCACAAGTGGCGGATGTATTTTTTGCATTTGATCGTACGTTGGATGACAACACCCTGGCAAAAGCACGTATTCTCAATTCCGAATTAAGTGAGGCTGGAAAACAGCAGGCGCTGGTTAACTTGCAGGCGGAACTGCCGGTTGAAATGCAATTGCAGCAACGTCGTGATCAGCAGCAAACACAACTGCTACAGATTGATCAGACGACGGTATCGGATAACGAAAAATTTCAGCAACGTGCAGACGTTGTTGGAGAAGCCGCTGCTCAGCGTTTGGCGCATCTCGATCAACAGCGTGCGCAGTGGCAACAACGATTAGACACATTCCGTCTGGCGGTTGAGCAACTGCAGCAGAGTAACCTCGCGGCTGATGATTATCAGGCCGCCTATCAGAGTTTGCTTGAGCAACATTTTGCTGCCCACGAGCAACTGCGTGCTCAAGCACTGCTTCGCTCCGGGCAGTCCTGA
- a CDS encoding 1-acyl-sn-glycerol-3-phosphate acyltransferase: MKAASIASSESTSASFINGIRTLIFYGWLASFTIIWCLISFVVGIFLPLKKRNYFVLVFYCTVALWSARFICGVKWQVKGLENVPRDGRGYVLLSKHQSTWETFFLPTAIAPHVQVVKKELLYLPFFGWALNLIHPIFIDRNQKTNALKQVIQQGAERLNDGIHVLVFPEGTRIPPGKRKEFSKGGAMLAGKNKAPVLAIAHNSGEFWPNDHWIKKPGTIQVVISPAIETAELSTAEVNQWSEEWINDTVDRISQHKFDGEVVNNDKSGKRF; this comes from the coding sequence ATGAAAGCTGCCAGCATCGCATCCTCAGAATCGACATCTGCCTCGTTTATCAACGGTATTCGTACCCTGATTTTTTATGGCTGGCTGGCAAGCTTCACCATCATCTGGTGCTTGATCTCTTTTGTCGTTGGTATCTTTCTGCCACTGAAAAAGCGTAACTATTTTGTGCTGGTGTTTTATTGCACGGTTGCTCTGTGGTCTGCTCGTTTTATTTGTGGCGTTAAGTGGCAGGTAAAAGGCCTTGAAAATGTCCCTCGTGATGGCCGAGGTTACGTGTTACTGAGCAAACATCAAAGTACCTGGGAAACGTTTTTTTTACCCACCGCCATTGCCCCTCATGTCCAGGTCGTGAAAAAGGAATTGTTGTATTTACCGTTTTTTGGTTGGGCACTGAACCTGATTCACCCAATATTTATTGATCGTAACCAGAAGACCAATGCGCTGAAGCAAGTTATTCAGCAAGGTGCTGAGCGCCTGAATGACGGTATTCATGTGTTGGTCTTTCCGGAAGGCACACGCATTCCACCCGGTAAACGCAAAGAGTTTTCTAAAGGTGGCGCGATGCTGGCGGGCAAAAACAAAGCGCCAGTGTTAGCCATCGCCCACAACTCCGGCGAGTTCTGGCCCAACGATCATTGGATTAAAAAACCCGGGACCATTCAGGTGGTGATCAGCCCGGCGATTGAGACCGCCGAACTGAGCACTGCCGAAGTGAATCAATGGTCAGAAGAGTGGATCAACGACACAGTCGATCGTATTTCTCAGCACAAGTTTGATGGTGAAGTGGTCAATAACGATAAAAGCGGGAAGCGTTTTTAA
- the gmhB gene encoding D-glycero-beta-D-manno-heptose 1,7-bisphosphate 7-phosphatase encodes MTSLIILDRDGVINQDSDEYVKSVDEWIPIPGSASAIARLCQAGFQVAVATNQSGLARGYFSQADLDAMHQKMTQLVEAEGGSFAHIAWCPHGPDDQCNCRKPLPGLIHQIEQALDVSAKGAWMVGDSLRDLQAGAAAGCQVALVKTGKGEKTQPKLEADNQLNNSPVLADLSAFVDFVLAS; translated from the coding sequence ATGACCTCTCTTATTATCCTCGACCGTGACGGTGTGATTAATCAGGACTCCGATGAATACGTGAAGTCCGTTGATGAGTGGATTCCGATTCCTGGCAGTGCCAGCGCCATTGCCCGTTTGTGTCAGGCGGGTTTTCAGGTGGCCGTCGCCACCAATCAGAGTGGTTTGGCACGCGGCTATTTTTCTCAGGCTGACCTGGATGCCATGCATCAGAAAATGACTCAGCTGGTAGAAGCCGAGGGTGGCTCGTTTGCCCATATCGCCTGGTGCCCACACGGCCCAGACGACCAATGTAACTGCCGCAAACCCCTACCCGGGTTAATTCATCAGATAGAACAGGCACTGGACGTTTCAGCCAAAGGCGCCTGGATGGTGGGTGATTCACTGCGGGACCTACAAGCCGGAGCAGCAGCTGGTTGTCAGGTTGCACTGGTCAAAACCGGCAAAGGCGAAAAAACCCAGCCCAAGCTTGAAGCCGATAATCAACTGAACAACAGTCCGGTGCTTGCCGACCTGAGTGCCTTTGTTGATTTTGTTTTGGCATCATAG
- a CDS encoding TIGR02466 family protein, which produces MKADNRLHFGVSILETSLPWLLENHSPLRDCLLTLRHQSEQGLQRSNQRGWHSQDDLFNSDDPLIQQLSQQVFEVGTQLIRHAEKFPADEKVLLSSMWANINDFGAWNAPHAHLPCEWSGVVYIDVNENPQSAGGGIHDGDILFFDPITVGAPYRPATTVSYTPKIGSMYVFPSYLMHMVAPHFEEKPRISVAFNFRIARNIEAIAR; this is translated from the coding sequence ATGAAAGCGGATAATCGCTTACATTTTGGCGTATCGATTTTAGAGACTTCGCTTCCCTGGTTGCTGGAGAACCACTCACCGCTGCGTGATTGTCTGCTAACGCTGCGCCATCAGAGTGAACAGGGCCTACAACGCTCGAATCAGAGAGGCTGGCACTCGCAAGATGACTTATTTAATTCTGACGACCCGCTGATACAACAATTGAGTCAGCAGGTGTTTGAGGTTGGTACTCAGCTGATTCGCCATGCAGAGAAATTCCCCGCCGACGAAAAAGTTCTGTTGTCATCTATGTGGGCCAACATCAATGACTTTGGTGCCTGGAATGCACCACACGCTCACCTGCCGTGTGAATGGAGCGGTGTGGTTTATATTGATGTGAATGAAAACCCTCAGTCAGCCGGCGGCGGCATTCATGACGGCGACATTTTGTTCTTTGATCCCATCACGGTTGGTGCTCCCTATCGGCCAGCAACCACTGTGAGTTATACTCCGAAGATCGGCTCGATGTATGTTTTTCCCAGTTATCTGATGCACATGGTAGCTCCACATTTTGAAGAAAAACCGCGTATTTCTGTGGCCTTTAATTTCCGGATCGCACGCAATATCGAAGCCATTGCTCGTTAA